A section of the Streptomyces sp. NBC_00178 genome encodes:
- a CDS encoding lytic transglycosylase domain-containing protein, with translation MRFHGKMRRGLGGTATAVAAMAALTASQAPGLAAGADATEKTAATDDVVWTEVPNDDSYHTELPPLKSPQPPSKAGRGQSSPAVVRSWAEAGVPATVLAAYRNAERALARTDPGCNLPWQLLAAIGKVESGHAGGGRVDASGTTLTPILGPVLNGEGFARIPDTDGGAYDGDATYDRAVGPMQFIPSTWAHWGADGNGDGRKDPGNVVDASLAAGHYLCAGTRNLSVRADLDRAVLSYNHSDTYLRTVRSWLEFYRKGVHTVADGSGVVPSSPGAGGPHAPQAPVGGPGAPGKGGGGIVVGPQPTGSPSPSTSPTTGPSGSPSPTGPGPDPTGTGDPTGPATPDPTTTPDPTTTPDPTTTPDPTTTPDPTTSPDPDPTTTPPECPTDTAGPDPSPGTTPDGDPAGDPCATPAP, from the coding sequence GTGAGGTTCCACGGAAAGATGCGCCGCGGACTCGGCGGCACCGCCACCGCGGTGGCCGCCATGGCGGCGCTGACGGCGTCCCAGGCACCCGGGCTCGCCGCGGGCGCGGACGCCACGGAGAAGACGGCCGCCACGGACGACGTCGTCTGGACCGAGGTGCCGAACGACGACAGCTACCACACGGAGCTCCCGCCCCTGAAGTCACCGCAGCCACCGTCGAAGGCGGGCCGCGGGCAGAGCTCCCCGGCGGTCGTGCGGTCCTGGGCCGAAGCGGGCGTCCCCGCCACCGTCCTGGCCGCCTACCGCAACGCGGAACGCGCCCTGGCCCGTACCGATCCCGGCTGCAACCTGCCGTGGCAGCTCCTCGCGGCGATCGGCAAGGTCGAGTCGGGCCACGCGGGCGGCGGACGGGTGGACGCCTCCGGCACGACGCTCACCCCCATCCTCGGCCCGGTCCTCAACGGTGAGGGTTTCGCCCGCATCCCGGACACCGACGGCGGGGCCTACGACGGCGACGCGACGTACGACAGGGCCGTCGGGCCGATGCAGTTCATCCCCTCGACGTGGGCGCACTGGGGCGCGGACGGGAACGGAGACGGACGCAAGGACCCCGGCAACGTCGTCGACGCCTCCCTCGCCGCCGGCCACTACCTCTGCGCGGGGACACGGAACCTGTCCGTCCGCGCGGACCTGGACCGGGCGGTGCTCAGCTACAACCACTCGGACACCTACCTGCGGACGGTGCGGTCCTGGCTGGAGTTCTACCGCAAGGGCGTCCACACGGTGGCCGACGGCAGCGGTGTGGTCCCGAGCAGCCCGGGTGCGGGCGGCCCCCACGCACCGCAGGCCCCGGTCGGCGGCCCCGGAGCCCCGGGCAAGGGCGGGGGAGGCATTGTCGTCGGCCCGCAGCCGACGGGATCACCGAGCCCCTCCACCTCGCCCACCACCGGCCCCTCAGGCTCCCCGAGCCCCACCGGTCCGGGTCCGGACCCGACCGGCACCGGCGATCCGACCGGTCCCGCGACGCCCGACCCCACGACCACGCCGGACCCGACGACCACACCCGACCCCACGACCACGCCGGACCCGACCACCACGCCCGACCCCACCACGTCACCCGATCCGGACCCGACCACCACGCCCCCGGAGTGCCCCACGGACACAGCCGGCCCCGACCCGTCACCCGGCACCACGCCGGACGGCGACCCGGCCGGTGATCCCTGCGCCACCCCGGCCCCCTGA
- a CDS encoding ATP-dependent DNA ligase — protein sequence MDLPVMPPVKPMLAKSVKRIPPGMQYEAKWDGFRAIVHRDGDEVVIGSRTGKPLTRYFPEVVAAVLENLPARCVIDGEIVVPWEGRLDFDRLSERIHPADSRVRMLAGETPAGLVAFDILALDDASLLGAPQTERRAVLEGALAGASAPVYLAPATTDQALAQDWFERYEGAGLDGVVAKPLDLPYRPDTRAMYKIKHERTADCVVAGYRFHKSGPVVGSLLLGLYDTGGALQHVGVCAAFTMKRRAELLEELDPLRIDPAGHPWSAWADATAHEGSRLPGAPSRWSGKKDLSWVALSPERVCEVAYDHMEGDRFRHTTQFRRWRPDRTATGCTYAQLEEVVRYDLSEVLRPG from the coding sequence ATGGACCTGCCGGTGATGCCTCCCGTGAAGCCGATGCTCGCCAAGTCCGTGAAGCGGATCCCGCCGGGCATGCAGTACGAGGCGAAGTGGGACGGCTTCCGCGCGATCGTCCACCGGGACGGCGACGAGGTGGTGATCGGCAGCCGGACGGGGAAGCCGCTCACCCGCTACTTTCCCGAAGTGGTCGCGGCCGTCCTGGAGAACCTGCCCGCCCGCTGCGTGATCGACGGCGAGATCGTCGTGCCGTGGGAGGGACGGCTGGACTTCGACCGGCTGAGCGAACGCATCCATCCGGCCGACTCCCGCGTACGCATGCTGGCCGGGGAGACGCCGGCCGGCCTCGTCGCCTTCGACATCCTCGCGCTGGACGACGCCTCGCTGCTCGGCGCCCCGCAGACGGAGCGCCGAGCGGTCCTGGAGGGGGCGCTGGCAGGCGCGTCCGCGCCGGTGTACCTCGCACCGGCCACCACGGACCAGGCGCTCGCGCAGGACTGGTTCGAGCGCTACGAGGGCGCGGGGCTCGACGGAGTGGTCGCGAAGCCGCTCGACCTGCCCTACCGCCCCGACACCCGCGCCATGTACAAGATCAAGCACGAGCGGACCGCCGACTGCGTCGTGGCGGGCTACCGCTTCCACAAGAGCGGCCCGGTCGTCGGATCGCTCCTGCTCGGCCTGTACGACACCGGGGGCGCCCTGCAGCACGTGGGCGTGTGCGCCGCCTTCACGATGAAGCGCCGCGCGGAACTGCTGGAGGAACTGGACCCGCTGCGCATCGACCCCGCCGGGCACCCCTGGTCGGCCTGGGCGGACGCCACGGCGCACGAGGGATCTCGGCTGCCGGGAGCGCCCAGCCGCTGGTCCGGCAAGAAGGACCTGTCCTGGGTGGCGCTGAGCCCGGAGCGCGTCTGCGAGGTGGCGTACGACCACATGGAGGGCGACCGCTTCCGCCACACCACCCAGTTCCGGCGGTGGCGGCCGGACCGCACCGCCACCGGCTGCACCTACGCACAGCTGGAGGAAGTGGTGCGGTACGACCTGTCCGAGGTGCTCCGGCCCGGCTGA
- the ligD gene encoding non-homologous end-joining DNA ligase has product MELDVDGRAVRLSNPDKVYFPDKGYTKKDVADYFLAVGPGILRALRERPTTLQRFVDGVEGDFFYQKRAPKNLPDWTPTARIEFPSGRHADEMCPTELGAVLWAANLGTLTFHPWPVRRADTDHPDELRIDLDPQPGTDYADAVRAAHELRAVLDDHGLRGWPKTSGGRGIHVFVPIVPEWTFTQVRRSAIAVGRELERRMPDRVTTAWWKEERGERIFVDYNQTARDRTIASAYSVRPFPHAPVSAPLRWEEVDDAEPRDFDLRSMPARFAEVGDLHADMDEHAFRLDALLELARRDEHDHELGDLPYPPEYPKMPGEPKRVQPSRARRDDGGPA; this is encoded by the coding sequence GTGGAACTGGACGTGGACGGGCGAGCCGTACGGCTGTCCAACCCTGACAAGGTGTACTTCCCGGACAAGGGCTACACGAAGAAGGACGTGGCCGACTACTTCCTCGCGGTGGGACCCGGCATCCTCCGCGCCCTGCGGGAGCGGCCGACCACGCTCCAGAGGTTCGTCGACGGGGTCGAGGGGGACTTCTTCTACCAGAAGCGCGCGCCGAAGAACCTCCCCGACTGGACCCCGACCGCGCGGATCGAGTTCCCCAGCGGCCGGCACGCCGACGAGATGTGCCCCACCGAGCTCGGCGCCGTCCTCTGGGCGGCCAACCTCGGCACCCTGACCTTCCACCCCTGGCCGGTGCGCAGGGCCGACACCGACCACCCGGACGAGCTCCGCATCGACCTCGACCCGCAGCCCGGCACCGACTACGCCGACGCGGTGAGGGCCGCCCACGAGCTGCGCGCGGTCCTGGACGACCACGGCCTGCGCGGCTGGCCCAAGACCTCCGGCGGGCGCGGCATCCACGTCTTCGTCCCGATCGTCCCGGAGTGGACGTTCACCCAGGTGAGGCGGTCGGCCATCGCGGTCGGGCGGGAGCTGGAGCGCAGGATGCCCGACCGGGTGACGACCGCCTGGTGGAAGGAGGAACGGGGCGAGCGGATCTTCGTCGACTACAACCAGACGGCCCGCGACCGCACCATCGCCTCCGCCTACTCCGTACGCCCCTTCCCGCACGCCCCGGTCTCCGCGCCGCTGCGCTGGGAGGAGGTCGACGACGCCGAGCCGCGCGACTTCGACCTCCGGAGCATGCCCGCCCGCTTCGCCGAGGTGGGCGACCTGCACGCCGACATGGACGAGCACGCCTTCCGCCTCGACGCCCTGCTGGAGCTCGCCCGGCGCGACGAGCACGACCACGAGCTGGGCGATCTGCCCTATCCCCCCGAATACCCCAAGATGCCGGGCGAGCCGAAGCGCGTGCAGCCCAGCCGCGCCCGCCGCGACGACGGGGGACCCGCATGA
- a CDS encoding ABC transporter permease: protein MTSGGDGGHGAHGKPLTRREKWEAYKKSPYLPAMVVGLIISAGAGLFAASYTYALANPTPREIPAAVVDNARAPHTREFLAGMEKALDASLQLRRYPDATQARDAIDDQKVFVIFRTVGQGVDMQVAGASGSTVAQLLEQTGATVARTLGTPLKVQDVMPLQSGDPRGLALFYISIAAVIIGFLGAIQLSVHARALNPLERILFTVSYSLLGGFAIAAIVDWGLEALDLPFAQSWAILALTMFTSGMVFTMFNTLMGRWAIIPTWGVMVLLGNPSSGGAVSWPLLPSALGHIGRWLPPGASVNAQHTAVYYQGHQYVFPYFVLAIWALVSCTVFWVWRHRHPGGRGHVPEHAATASRLRL from the coding sequence ATGACGTCCGGAGGCGACGGCGGACACGGGGCGCACGGCAAGCCGCTGACCCGGCGTGAGAAGTGGGAGGCGTACAAGAAGTCCCCGTACCTCCCCGCCATGGTCGTGGGCCTGATCATCTCGGCGGGGGCCGGGCTCTTCGCCGCCTCGTACACCTACGCCCTCGCGAACCCGACGCCGCGCGAGATCCCGGCCGCCGTCGTCGACAACGCCAGGGCGCCGCACACCAGGGAGTTCCTCGCGGGGATGGAGAAGGCGCTCGACGCCTCGCTGCAGCTCCGCCGCTATCCGGACGCCACGCAGGCCCGGGACGCGATCGACGACCAGAAGGTCTTCGTGATCTTCCGCACCGTCGGGCAGGGGGTTGACATGCAGGTGGCGGGCGCCTCGGGCTCGACCGTCGCCCAACTGCTGGAGCAGACCGGGGCGACGGTGGCCCGGACTCTCGGCACCCCGCTCAAGGTGCAGGACGTCATGCCCCTCCAGAGCGGCGATCCGCGGGGCCTCGCCCTCTTCTACATCTCGATCGCCGCCGTCATCATCGGCTTCCTCGGCGCGATCCAGCTCAGCGTGCACGCGCGGGCCCTCAACCCGCTGGAACGCATCCTGTTCACCGTGAGCTACTCCCTGCTCGGCGGTTTCGCGATCGCCGCGATCGTGGACTGGGGGCTCGAAGCGCTCGATCTGCCCTTCGCCCAGTCGTGGGCGATCCTCGCCCTCACCATGTTCACGTCCGGCATGGTCTTCACGATGTTCAACACCCTCATGGGCCGCTGGGCGATCATCCCGACCTGGGGGGTGATGGTGCTGCTGGGAAACCCGTCGTCCGGCGGTGCGGTGTCCTGGCCGCTGCTGCCCTCCGCCCTCGGCCACATCGGCCGCTGGCTGCCGCCCGGCGCCTCGGTCAACGCACAGCACACCGCGGTCTACTACCAGGGCCACCAGTACGTCTTCCCCTACTTCGTGCTGGCGATCTGGGCGCTGGTGTCCTGCACGGTCTTCTGGGTGTGGCGCCACAGACACCCGGGAGGCCGCGGCCACGTGCCTGAGCACGCGGCCACGGCCTCCCGTCTCCGTCTGTGA
- a CDS encoding OmpL47-type beta-barrel domain-containing protein, which translates to MRRPMLLARQRYGPAHWWLALFGSFLMVLGLASTAAYGREDDRASAAADQVLTWTAGDPIDRYLSAPKTAVAGAATLVFENSAATGNTTGMPHTLTFSVSDVEFNNDVAVNILANPSDSEGGKHSVQVTLTPGRYFYHCTMPGHGSMQGILTVTEGSGEDTAAPETSATVTGDKNADGAYIGQATVAVAATDTGSGVDTVEYAVGADGAWQPYTTPVVVNEVGTHKIRYRATDKAGNAAAEKSVDFAVAAPPTDDKTPPETSATVSGEKDASGAYLGMATVTVTASDTGSGVNTIEYALGADGAWKAYTAPVMVHEVGSHTVRYRATDKSGNVAAEKSADFKVVEPPSQDKTAPVTSVTVTGDKNSDGAFITSAKATVTATDADSGVAKVEYSLDGGPYLAYTTPVIVDRVGYHTFAHRATDKAGNTSTAKQSSFTIAESGGVPPPNCPEYDERLTVIVGTVDSGVPNRLTGNRCTINELIEDEKDWSSHALFLKHVDKVLDKLLTDGVVDTREHKKIYKAAKQSGIGKPGQDEGYTKLFDGTAASLAKWEQVGGGKFGLNTADGSITSSTTVDGMGMLWFPARQYGDFSMKLQWRDDAPGNGNANGGVFVRFPNVHEQPEESRPEWAAIKYGHEVQINDRPDGDMYKTGSLYGFDRVGLGGAGVTPKGTWNDYEIRVVDQHYSIYRNGVLLNEFDNTGGQLFEPPRGDDPGTDGRRYASGYVGLQVHSTSDVISYRDIRIKEL; encoded by the coding sequence GTGAGACGACCCATGCTCCTCGCCCGGCAGCGGTACGGGCCCGCACACTGGTGGCTCGCCCTGTTCGGCTCGTTCCTGATGGTCCTCGGGCTGGCTTCGACAGCGGCGTACGGACGGGAGGACGACCGGGCGTCGGCCGCGGCCGACCAGGTCCTGACCTGGACCGCGGGCGACCCCATCGACCGCTATCTGTCGGCGCCCAAGACCGCGGTGGCCGGCGCCGCGACGCTCGTGTTCGAGAACAGCGCGGCCACCGGGAACACCACGGGCATGCCGCACACGCTGACCTTCAGCGTGTCGGACGTGGAGTTCAACAACGACGTCGCGGTCAACATCCTGGCCAACCCCAGTGACTCCGAGGGCGGCAAGCACAGCGTCCAGGTGACCCTGACGCCGGGACGGTACTTCTACCACTGCACGATGCCGGGCCACGGGTCGATGCAGGGCATCCTGACGGTGACCGAGGGCAGCGGCGAGGACACGGCCGCTCCCGAGACCTCGGCGACCGTGACCGGTGACAAGAACGCCGACGGCGCGTACATCGGCCAGGCGACGGTCGCCGTCGCCGCCACCGACACGGGTTCCGGCGTGGACACCGTCGAGTACGCCGTCGGGGCCGACGGCGCGTGGCAGCCGTACACCACGCCGGTCGTGGTGAACGAGGTGGGCACCCACAAGATCCGCTACCGCGCCACCGACAAGGCGGGCAACGCCGCCGCCGAGAAGTCCGTCGACTTCGCGGTGGCCGCGCCCCCGACGGACGACAAGACGCCGCCGGAGACCTCGGCGACCGTCTCGGGCGAGAAGGACGCCTCCGGCGCGTACCTCGGCATGGCCACGGTCACCGTGACCGCGTCCGACACCGGCTCGGGCGTCAACACCATCGAGTACGCCCTCGGGGCCGACGGCGCCTGGAAGGCGTACACCGCTCCCGTCATGGTGCACGAGGTGGGCTCGCACACCGTCCGCTACCGCGCCACCGACAAGTCGGGCAACGTGGCGGCCGAGAAGTCCGCCGACTTCAAGGTCGTGGAGCCGCCGTCGCAGGACAAGACGGCGCCGGTGACCTCCGTGACGGTGACGGGCGACAAGAACTCGGACGGCGCGTTCATCACGAGCGCCAAGGCCACGGTCACCGCGACGGACGCGGATTCGGGTGTGGCCAAGGTCGAGTACTCCCTCGACGGCGGTCCGTACCTGGCGTACACCACCCCCGTCATCGTGGACCGTGTCGGCTACCACACCTTCGCCCACCGGGCGACGGACAAGGCCGGCAACACCTCCACTGCGAAGCAGTCCTCGTTCACCATCGCGGAGAGCGGCGGAGTCCCGCCGCCCAACTGCCCCGAGTACGACGAGCGGCTCACCGTCATCGTCGGAACGGTCGACTCGGGAGTCCCCAACCGGCTCACCGGCAACCGCTGCACGATCAACGAGCTGATCGAGGACGAGAAGGACTGGTCGTCGCACGCGCTGTTCCTCAAGCACGTCGACAAGGTCCTGGACAAGCTGCTCACCGACGGTGTCGTCGACACCCGTGAGCACAAGAAGATCTACAAGGCGGCCAAGCAGTCCGGCATCGGCAAGCCGGGCCAGGACGAGGGCTACACCAAGCTCTTCGACGGCACGGCCGCGTCCCTCGCGAAGTGGGAGCAGGTCGGTGGCGGGAAGTTCGGGCTGAACACCGCGGACGGCTCCATCACCAGCTCCACCACCGTGGACGGCATGGGGATGCTGTGGTTCCCGGCCAGGCAGTACGGGGACTTCTCGATGAAGCTCCAGTGGCGGGACGACGCCCCGGGCAACGGCAACGCCAACGGCGGTGTGTTCGTCCGCTTCCCGAACGTCCACGAGCAGCCGGAGGAGTCCCGGCCGGAGTGGGCGGCGATCAAGTACGGCCATGAGGTCCAGATCAACGACCGGCCCGACGGCGACATGTACAAGACCGGTTCCCTCTACGGATTCGACCGGGTGGGTCTCGGCGGCGCCGGGGTCACACCCAAGGGCACCTGGAACGACTACGAGATCCGGGTGGTGGACCAGCACTACTCGATCTACCGCAACGGTGTCCTGCTGAACGAGTTCGACAACACCGGCGGTCAGCTGTTCGAGCCGCCGCGGGGTGACGACCCGGGGACCGACGGCCGGCGCTACGCCTCCGGCTATGTCGGACTCCAGGTCCACAGCACCTCGGACGTGATCTCCTACCGCGACATCCGCATCAAGGAGCTGTAG
- a CDS encoding ThuA domain-containing protein gives MQRTPHHRSRSRRGIAAAVGIGALTASLLGGNATASPYPDPGLKERMATTLSLPSPPGGANVKVLVFHASAGDESPTVDAGIAAIEKIGLSGPEAGRFKTVATDDAGVFTNGKQLGKYNAVVFLTGGGDVLDPEQEAGLEAYMEAGGGFLGIHDAARTEPYSDWFTGLVGARPAADSPTAVQRATVEIGDRQHPATKNLPLEWKRPDTWLNWKTNPSGAVHTVARVRELTYTPGKSANGWDHPVSWCRDYDGGRSFYTAMGGTAASFAETDFRDHLRGALAWTSRLSQADCKATIDSNYTAERLTQPNQPGANDQIGEPHGLVTAKDGRVFYIGRGGADSSVPVVTDWNNPDVGKGWGEIHVYDPATKKVTLAGRLSIFGNKGGGDELVKVEEGLLGIELDPDFATNGWVYLHYTPHAKIDRDKQMAVRQVSRFTFDQATNKLDLASEKVLLSWPVQIHSCCHAGGGMAWDSKENLYIATGDNNSSGFSDGYSGNNPQPNYKGVSFADARRTAGNTNNLNGKILRIHPEDDGTYTLPQGNLFTGKEPDEGGGKTRGEIYVMGVRNPARISIDKSTDTLYAGWVGPDAGAPSTTWGPAKYDTFAAITKAGNHGWPYCMGNKQPYRDRNLPDPSKPLGWYNCDAPRNESPNNDGLVKLPPITSNTIWYSPQGGGVDYPRDANGIPSYKVEDQKQLLPWLKGGGQATMNGPVYRYDAASTSEAKWPSYWDGKWFVGDFYDDTQPRHAVLTDPKTVGKGGLPTHAESLKKIIPVGATGIRNLMDWKFAPDGSLYVLDYGRGFFTSDSKSALWRVTYKGGGPTPAAADLARKAAAQ, from the coding sequence ATGCAGCGCACACCACATCACAGGTCCAGATCGCGCCGCGGTATCGCGGCGGCCGTGGGGATCGGGGCCCTGACCGCGTCCCTGCTGGGCGGGAACGCCACCGCGAGCCCGTATCCGGATCCGGGGTTGAAGGAACGGATGGCGACAACGTTGTCCCTTCCTTCGCCGCCGGGCGGGGCCAACGTCAAGGTGCTGGTGTTCCACGCCTCGGCCGGCGACGAGTCGCCGACCGTCGACGCGGGGATCGCGGCCATCGAGAAGATCGGGCTCAGCGGTCCGGAGGCCGGGCGGTTCAAGACCGTGGCCACCGACGACGCCGGGGTCTTCACCAACGGCAAGCAGCTCGGCAAGTACAACGCCGTCGTCTTCCTGACGGGCGGCGGTGACGTCCTCGACCCGGAGCAGGAAGCGGGTCTGGAGGCGTACATGGAGGCCGGCGGCGGCTTCCTCGGCATCCACGACGCGGCGCGCACCGAGCCGTACTCCGACTGGTTCACCGGCCTCGTCGGCGCCCGCCCCGCGGCGGACAGCCCCACGGCCGTCCAGCGCGCCACCGTGGAGATCGGCGACCGGCAGCACCCGGCGACGAAGAACCTCCCGCTGGAGTGGAAGCGTCCGGACACCTGGCTGAACTGGAAGACCAACCCGTCCGGCGCCGTGCACACCGTGGCCCGGGTCCGCGAGCTCACCTACACCCCGGGCAAGAGCGCCAACGGCTGGGACCACCCGGTCTCCTGGTGCCGCGACTACGACGGCGGCCGGTCGTTCTACACCGCCATGGGCGGTACGGCGGCGAGCTTCGCCGAGACGGACTTCCGTGACCACCTGCGCGGCGCCCTGGCCTGGACGAGCCGCCTCTCGCAGGCCGACTGCAAGGCCACGATCGACTCCAACTACACGGCCGAGCGCCTCACCCAGCCCAACCAGCCCGGTGCGAACGACCAGATCGGCGAGCCCCACGGCCTGGTGACGGCGAAGGACGGGCGGGTCTTCTACATCGGGCGCGGCGGCGCGGACAGCAGCGTGCCCGTGGTCACCGACTGGAACAACCCCGACGTCGGCAAGGGCTGGGGTGAGATCCACGTCTACGACCCGGCGACGAAGAAGGTCACCCTGGCCGGCCGGCTGAGCATCTTCGGCAACAAGGGCGGCGGCGACGAGCTGGTCAAGGTGGAGGAGGGTCTGCTCGGCATCGAGCTGGACCCGGACTTCGCCACCAACGGCTGGGTGTACCTGCACTACACCCCGCACGCGAAGATCGACCGCGACAAGCAGATGGCGGTGCGTCAGGTATCGCGCTTCACCTTCGACCAGGCCACGAACAAGCTGGACCTGGCGTCGGAGAAGGTGCTGCTGTCCTGGCCGGTCCAGATCCACAGCTGCTGCCACGCGGGCGGCGGCATGGCGTGGGACTCCAAGGAGAACCTCTACATCGCCACCGGTGACAACAACTCGTCCGGTTTCAGCGATGGTTACTCCGGCAACAACCCGCAGCCGAATTACAAGGGCGTGTCCTTCGCGGACGCCCGGCGCACCGCGGGCAACACCAACAACCTCAACGGGAAGATCCTGCGGATCCACCCGGAGGACGACGGCACGTACACCCTGCCGCAGGGCAACCTGTTCACCGGCAAGGAGCCCGACGAGGGCGGCGGAAAGACCCGCGGCGAGATCTATGTGATGGGCGTGCGCAACCCGGCACGTATCTCCATCGACAAGTCGACGGACACGCTGTACGCGGGCTGGGTCGGCCCCGACGCCGGTGCCCCGAGCACGACCTGGGGTCCGGCGAAGTACGACACGTTCGCCGCGATCACCAAGGCCGGCAACCACGGCTGGCCGTACTGCATGGGCAACAAGCAGCCCTACCGGGACCGCAACCTGCCCGACCCGTCCAAGCCGCTCGGCTGGTACAACTGCGACGCGCCGAGGAACGAGTCGCCGAACAACGACGGCCTGGTCAAGCTGCCGCCGATCACGTCGAACACCATCTGGTACTCGCCCCAGGGCGGCGGCGTCGACTACCCGCGTGACGCCAACGGCATCCCGAGCTACAAGGTCGAGGACCAGAAGCAGCTCCTCCCCTGGCTCAAGGGCGGCGGCCAGGCCACGATGAACGGCCCCGTGTACCGCTACGACGCGGCGAGCACCAGCGAGGCCAAGTGGCCCTCGTACTGGGACGGGAAGTGGTTCGTCGGTGACTTCTACGACGACACCCAGCCGCGCCACGCCGTGCTGACCGACCCGAAGACCGTCGGCAAGGGCGGCCTGCCCACGCACGCCGAATCCCTGAAGAAGATCATCCCGGTCGGCGCGACCGGTATCCGCAACCTGATGGACTGGAAGTTCGCCCCGGACGGCTCGCTCTACGTCCTGGACTACGGTCGCGGATTCTTCACCTCCGACTCCAAGTCCGCGCTGTGGCGCGTGACCTACAAGGGCGGCGGCCCGACCCCGGCCGCCGCAGACCTGGCCAGGAAGGCGGCAGCTCAGTGA
- a CDS encoding multicopper oxidase domain-containing protein, with amino-acid sequence MDRRTFNRRMLVGGGVAAATGVTSMSLGAVQATSAENPAKTAPAGGAVRHLKLYAEKLADGTMGYGFEKGKASVPGPLIEIVEGDTLHIEFENTTDVDASLHVHGVDYDIASDGTRMNRSHVEPGGTRTYTWRTHAPGRRKDGTWQAGSAGYWHYHDHVVGTDHGTGGIRKGLYGPLVVRRKGDVLPDKTITIVFNDMTINNKAAHEAPNFEATVGDRVEVVMITHGEYYHTFHIHGHRWADNRTGLLTGPDDPSRVVDTKICGPAESFGFQVIAGEHVGAGAWMYHCHVQSHSDMGMAGLLLVAKADGTVPGYDPPHHAAEAAGEHEH; translated from the coding sequence ATGGACCGAAGGACCTTCAACCGCCGGATGCTCGTGGGTGGCGGCGTCGCGGCCGCGACCGGGGTGACATCGATGTCACTGGGGGCGGTCCAGGCCACATCGGCGGAGAACCCGGCGAAGACCGCGCCCGCCGGGGGAGCCGTACGCCATCTCAAGCTGTACGCCGAGAAGCTGGCGGACGGGACCATGGGCTACGGCTTCGAGAAGGGCAAGGCGTCGGTCCCCGGCCCGCTCATCGAGATCGTCGAGGGCGACACGCTGCACATCGAATTCGAGAACACCACGGACGTCGACGCGAGTCTCCACGTCCACGGGGTGGACTACGACATCGCCAGCGACGGCACCCGCATGAACCGGAGCCACGTCGAACCCGGCGGCACGCGCACCTACACCTGGCGCACCCACGCCCCCGGCCGCCGCAAGGACGGCACCTGGCAGGCGGGCAGCGCGGGTTACTGGCACTACCACGACCACGTCGTCGGCACCGACCACGGCACCGGGGGCATCCGCAAGGGCCTGTACGGGCCGCTCGTCGTGCGCCGCAAGGGCGACGTCCTGCCCGACAAGACCATCACGATCGTCTTCAACGACATGACGATCAACAACAAGGCGGCCCACGAGGCCCCGAACTTCGAGGCGACGGTGGGCGACCGGGTCGAGGTCGTCATGATCACGCACGGCGAGTACTACCACACGTTCCACATCCACGGGCACCGCTGGGCCGACAACCGGACGGGCCTGCTCACCGGCCCGGACGACCCCAGCCGCGTCGTCGACACGAAGATCTGCGGGCCCGCCGAGTCCTTCGGCTTCCAGGTCATCGCGGGCGAACACGTGGGGGCGGGGGCCTGGATGTACCACTGCCACGTCCAGAGCCACTCCGACATGGGGATGGCCGGGCTGCTGCTGGTCGCCAAGGCCGACGGCACGGTCCCCGGATACGACCCGCCGCACCACGCCGCCGAAGCGGCCGGCGAGCACGAGCACTGA